CGCGGCCGGGCAGAAGCTCGACGGTGGCCGCGAGGCAGCCGGCAAGACGGGCACCACGGACAACCACAAGCAGTCCTGGTTCGCCGGCTACACCCCGCAGCTGTCGACCGCCATCTGGGTCGGCTCGCCGATCACCGAGTTCGAGATGGACAACGTCACCATCGGTGGCCAGTACTACGAGAACGTCTTCGGCAGCACCCTGGCGGCGCCGATCTGGAACAACATCATGAACGTCGCCTCGAAGGGGATGAAGGAGAAGGACTTCCCGGAGCCCGGGAAGAAGATCGTCAAGGGTGACCTGCGGGACATCCCCGACGTCGTGGGCGAGGGCCCCACCCAGGCGAGGGCCGCCCTGGAGAAGGCCGGGTTCAAGGTCACGGAGGGAAGCACCGTGGCCAGCAACCAGCAGGCCGGGGCGGTCGCGTACACCGACCCGCGGGAGGAGGCCCTCAAGGGATCGACGGTCACCATGTACATCTCCAGCGGGGTCCCGCCGTACACACCCCCGCCGCCACCGCCGGAGCCGACGACGGCGGCTCCCCCGGCGCCGACGCCGGCCCCGGCGCCGGAGCCGGCGCCGACGAGCACCCCGACGTCCACCTCGCAGGCGCTGGGGCAGGGCAACAACGGCAACGGCAACGGCGGTGGACCCTCCTCGACCGGTTCACCGAACTGAGGCCATGACGAAGTGGGCCGGTCACCATCACGGTGACCGGCCCACTTCGTCGCTCCTGCGTCGCACTCCGGGGCGACGCGTGCCTCATGGGGCCGGTCAGCCGACGAGCCGGGCCTTGACCATCGCGGCGACGGCGCCGCCGTCCGCTCGGCCGGCGACCTCGCCCTGGACGATCTTCATGACCTGCCCCATCTGGGCCATCGAGGTCGCGCCGACCTCGGCCACCGCCCGGTCGACGATCCCCGCCAGCTCCTCGTCACCGAGCTGCTCCGGCAGGTAGACCTGCAGGTCCTCCAGCTCGGCCTCCTCACGCTCGGCGAGCTCGGGCCGCCCGGCCTCGCGGTAGGCAGTGGCCGACTCCTTGCGCTTCTTGGCCTCCTTGGCCACGACCTTCAACGTCTCCGCGTCGCTGAGCTCGTGGGCCTCGGTGCCGGAGACCTCCGCGTTGCTGATGCCGGTGAGGACCATGCGCAGGGTGTCGACACGGACCTGCTCCCGGGCACGCATCGCGGCGTGGAGATCGGTGCGGAGGGTGGCCTTCAAGGAGTCGCTCATGGACCTGATTGTCGCAGGATCCCCCCTTCGCCCATGACCATTTGCGAGGATGAGCCGGTGACCACTCCCCTGCCGCTCCGCCTCGCGGCCTACGGCGCCGCCACGGGTGGGGCCGCCCTGGCCTGGGCCACCCTGGTCGAGCCGCGGCTGTTCGCCCTCCGCCGGTACGCCCTGCCCGTCCTGCCGCGGGGCTCGCGACCGCTGCGCGTGCTCCAGGTGAGCGACATCCACATGGTCCCCGGCCAGCGCGCCAAGCAGGAGTGGGTCCGCTCACTCGCTGCCCTCGAGCCCGACCTCGTGGTCAACACCGGCGACAACCTCAGCCACCTCCGGGCCGTCCCACCGGCGCTCGAGGCGCTGGCCCCCCTGCTGGAGCGGCCGGGCGTCTTCGTCATGGGGTCCAACGACTACTTCGCACCGACCCCGAAGAACCCCGCGCGCTATCTCACCTCGGCCTACGCCGAGGTCCCGGACGGTCAGGTCCCGCTCCCCACCGAGGAGCTGCGCGCCGGCCTCGCCGATCGTGGCTGGGTCGACCTCGACAACGTGCGCACGACGATGGCGGTGGAGGGCAGCCGTCTCGATCTCGTCGGCGTGGACGACCCGCACATCGAGCGCGACGACTACGCATCCGTCAGCGCGCCCGCCGACCCCGACGCGGCGCTGACGATCGGCGTCGCGCACGCGCCGTACCAGCGCGTCCTCGACGCCATGACCGCCGACGGTGCGCGCCTGGTCATCGCCGGTCACACGCACGGCGGGCAGCTGCGTGTCCCTGGCTACGGGGCGCTCGTGACCAACTGCGATCTCGACCGCCGCCGCGCCAGAGGAGTCTCCCGTTGGTGGACCGGGGCCGGCTCCGGTCGGGTCCAGCCGCCGGATGCGGCCTGGCTGCACGTCTCCGCCGGGTTGGGCGCCTCGCGCTACGCGCCGGTGCGCTTCGCCTGCCGTCCGGAGGCGAGCCTGATGACCTTGACGGCGGCAGAGGCCCCCCGATGAGGGTCCACGAGGCCGTTGCCCTGGGTGCCGCCGTCGTCTTCGCCGCAAGCACCACGACATGGGCCCTGGCGACGGCGCAGCCGGCCGTGGGCCCGGCGCCCCCGTCCACCGGTGGGCCCCCGACCTCCTCGTCGACGACGACCACCTCCTCGACCTCCACGTCGAGCACCTCGACGACGAGCACGACCGAGGCCGTGGTCTCGGCGACGGAGGACCTCGTGACCGAGGCCGAGCCGGTGGAGGCGCCGCCCGTGGCGCCGTCTCCCGAGCCGACCAGCACGTGGGTGCCCGAGCCGTCGGCCACCTACGCCCCGGTCGAGCCGACGTGGGCGCCCGTGGTCCCACCGCTCGAGCCGCTCGACCCGGACACGCCACAGGGGACCACCGTGGACGGCGGTACGTCCGATCCCGGCACCACCCGGACTGGGACGACGGATGACGGTGCCACGACGGGCGACGGCGACGAAGGGGCGAGCGACACCCCCGGGCCGGAGGGTGAGTCCACGAGCCCGGGCCTCCTCGACCCGCTGTTATCACCCGACGACGGGCAGGGCTGACACCCGATTACGGGTCGAAGCAGTCTCTGGGTTATTCTTCCTTGTCGTTGCCCACTGCGGGCAGCGCAAGCACCTCGGGGTGTGGCGCAGCTTGGTAGCGCGCGTCGTTCGGGACGACGAGGTCGCAGGTTCAAATCCTGTCACCCCGACCATCTGACACCGGCTCTGATCCACGGATCAGGGCCGGTGTTTCGTTCTGACGGGCCCCATCCCCGCGCCCCGTCGACCGTGCGGTCTACTGGGGACGGATCCCACGTCCCTCAGGAGATACCCATGACGCACCGCCCCTGCTTCCACCTCGCCATCCCGGTCGACGACATCGACGCCGCTCGAGAGTTCTACGGCGGCGTGCTCGGGCTCGGGCAGGGGCGTTCGGACACGCGGTGGGTCGACTGGAACTTCTACGGCCATCAACTGGTCACGCACCAGACCTCGGGCGGCGTCCCCGGCCCTGCGGGTCACAACCCCGTCGACGACCACGAGGTGCCGGTGCCCCACTTCGGGCTCGTGCTCGACCACGACGACTTCCACGACCTCGCGGAGAAGCTGCGGGCGGCCCACGTCGAGTTCGTCATCGAGCCGTACGTGCGGTTCGAGGGACAGCCCGGGGAGCAGTGGACGATGTTCTTC
Above is a window of Janibacter cremeus DNA encoding:
- a CDS encoding metallophosphoesterase, whose protein sequence is MTTPLPLRLAAYGAATGGAALAWATLVEPRLFALRRYALPVLPRGSRPLRVLQVSDIHMVPGQRAKQEWVRSLAALEPDLVVNTGDNLSHLRAVPPALEALAPLLERPGVFVMGSNDYFAPTPKNPARYLTSAYAEVPDGQVPLPTEELRAGLADRGWVDLDNVRTTMAVEGSRLDLVGVDDPHIERDDYASVSAPADPDAALTIGVAHAPYQRVLDAMTADGARLVIAGHTHGGQLRVPGYGALVTNCDLDRRRARGVSRWWTGAGSGRVQPPDAAWLHVSAGLGASRYAPVRFACRPEASLMTLTAAEAPR
- a CDS encoding GatB/YqeY domain-containing protein is translated as MSDSLKATLRTDLHAAMRAREQVRVDTLRMVLTGISNAEVSGTEAHELSDAETLKVVAKEAKKRKESATAYREAGRPELAEREEAELEDLQVYLPEQLGDEELAGIVDRAVAEVGATSMAQMGQVMKIVQGEVAGRADGGAVAAMVKARLVG
- a CDS encoding VOC family protein: MTHRPCFHLAIPVDDIDAAREFYGGVLGLGQGRSDTRWVDWNFYGHQLVTHQTSGGVPGPAGHNPVDDHEVPVPHFGLVLDHDDFHDLAEKLRAAHVEFVIEPYVRFEGQPGEQWTMFFLDPAGNALEFKSFADESQIFAT